GACCTTCCGCGACTCCACGAACGTCGACACCGTCACCGGGAACGGATCCGCCTGCGCCGGCACCGCCGCCCGCATCGCCTCCAACGCCGCCTCCACCGCGGGCCGGCCCCCGCCGGGACCGTCCGGGCCGGCGAACATCACCCCCGCGCCGTGCGACGACACCGCCGGCCGCAGCACCACCCCGTCGCCGCGCCCGAAGAACGCGTCCGCCGCCGCCAGCACCTCACCGCGGTCCCACGCCACCCGGAACGGCGTCGGCGCCGCCCCCAGCTCCGCCAGGTCCGCGCGCGCCCCCTCGAACAGCACCGGCTGCGCCGCCTTGACCAGCACGATCCCCGTACCGTTCACGAACCGGGTGTCGCCGCCGTCGATCCCCGGCACCCGCAGCGCCCGCGCCCCCCGCCGCGCCCCGCAGCCCAGCACGCCCGCGCGGGCCAGCACGCCGGCCATCGCCTCGCCCGCCACCGCCGCCACCGGACGGTCGTCGACCAGCAGCCGCCCGCCGTCGCGGCACCGCATCCGCGGCACCAGCACGTCCCACGGGCAGAACAGCACCACCCGGTCCCCGTCCGCCGCCCCGTCGAGCTTGTCGTCGCGGAACGTCTCCTCCGTCATCACCCGACAGCCCGGCCGCGAACGCACGAACAGGTCGGCGCAGTTGGCCCGGTCGACGGTCGCCGACGACCCCCGGGGATACGGCCAGACCACCACCCCGCCCGGCACCGGACACCGCCGCCGGACCGGCCCCGGCACCGGACGCCACGACCGCCCCCACACCCGGCGGGTCAACGCCTCCGACTGCCGCCCGCCCACCAGTTCCTCGTCGCTGCCCGCCCACGAACCCCGCTGGGCGGCACGGAACAACGCCTCACGCACCACGACTCCCCGACCACCGGGCCACCGCACGCGACCGCGCCGCCGCGGCCCCGGCACATCACCACCGCGACAATATGTCACTCGGTAACTACCTACGGCAACTAAGGGCGGGATTCCCGTCGTTCCGACCGAACCCGCGCCGCCCCACCGGTCACGACGGGCACACCGGGATGTCCCGCCCGTCGTTGTCCTTGGCCTCGTCATCGCCCCAATGCGCCAGGTACAACGCCGACACCCACGCCCGCGGCCCCCCACCGCCGTACACCTCGTCCAGGTCCGTCAACAGCCACCAGTGATTGAACTGATCGCCGCGCTCCACCCGCGCACCGCGACGCTTGCAGAACACGTAATGGGTGCCCCGCCGCAACGACCCCACCGGAGACCCCGCCGTGTCCGGCTCCCGGTACCCCTCGGCCGCCGCGAACGTGTCCACCCAGTACCGCTCCCGCGTCGCAGGCCCCGACCCCGCGGGCCCCCGCGAGACGCCCGGCCCCTCCGGAGACGCCGCCGCCCGCCCCGGATCACCGCCGTCACCGTCGCCGCCCGGCCACAGCACGATCCCCGCGCCCACCGCGCCGGACACCAGCCACGCCGCCAGCACCCACCCCACGTAGCCGCTGACCCGACGCCCCGCCGGCCGCCCGCGACGCCGTGCCACCGCCGGCGGCTCCGGCCACGGAAGCCGCTCCGCCGCGGGCCACCCGCCCCCGGCCGAAGGCGCGTCCTCCCGCGTCTCCCCCGCCGGCACCCCGGGGATCGCCTCACCCGGGCCGCCGGCGGACGGATCCACCGCCGTCGCGTCCACCCACGCCCCGCAACGCCCGCACCGGCCACCCGCCGCGTCCCACGCACCCAGCGCATCCGAACCGCACAGCGGGCACCGCACCCGGAACCTCCACCTCAGCCGCCCACACCACCGCCGACCCGACCCCGGCCGACGACGCCGTCAGCGGGACTCGGCCGCCAACCGCACCCCGAGACCCACCAACACCACACCCGACACCTGCTCCAACCGGCGCCGCACCCCCGAACGGCCCGACCACGCCCGCGCCGCCCCCACCAGCCACACCACGCCCAAGTACCACACCATGTCGACCAACACCCACACCACCGACAGCACCAACAGCGTCGCCGGCACCGGCGCCCCCTCCGGTACGAACTGCGGCAGGAACGACACCGCGAACACCCCCGCCTTCGGATTCGCCGCCGCCGTCACCAACCCCGCCCGGAAACTCCGCCCCCGCGAACCCGCCGCCCCAGCGACATCACCCACACCACCGGCCGTGTCCCCCGCGCCGCCGCGACCACGCCGCGCCTCCCACAACGCCCGCACCCCGAACCACACCAACACCGCCGCACCCGCCAACCGCAGAACGTCGTACGCCACCTGCGACGCCACCAGCAACGCCGACAACCCCAGCGCCGCCGCCACCCCCCACCCCAACACCCCGACCTCATTGCCGACCCAACGCCGCCGCCCCCGCACGACGCCCCGACACCATCAACTCACGCATGATCACCACGGTGCTCGGCCCCGGCGCCATCGAGATCAACAACGCCGCACCCGAGAACGCCACCAACGACTCCATCACCGACCCATCGTCACAGCCCCCGCACACCCGCCGCAATCACGAAAACACGACGGAACCGGACCACGACCGGGCCCCACCGAACCCCACGCGGCGCTACAGATCCCCGCCCTCACCCGGACGCGGCGACGGAGGCCCCGGCGACGGCGTCGGAGACGGACCCGGCGACCCCGAACTCGGCGACGGAGACGGCCGCGGCGCCGACGGCGACGAGAACGAATCCGCCGGCGGATCCACCGGCGGCGCACCCACCCGCGGCTGACACGCGAACAACACCACCATCAACAACGCCAACACGCCCAGCATCGCCGCCAACGCCAACACCGCCGTCGCCAGACCACGCTCAGGCCCCCGCGCCGCCACCGCACCCGACGACCCCGCCGCACCCGCCGCCGGAACCACCGACCCACCCGCACCCGACCAGTACGGCACGAACCACGGCCCCCGCCGCAACCGCCGCAACACACCCCCGGACCCACCCGACAACGACACCGGCTCCAAGAACCGCTCCGCCCCCGACACCCCCGCCTCGTACCGCACCGCCACCCACGGAGCAGGCCCCTCCGGCTGCGCCGCCACCACCGGCGCACCCCCCACCACCACACCCGACCCCGGCACCGCCTCCAAGATCGCCGCCCGGAACCGATCCCGCGCCGCCGCGTCCGCCGCCGCACCCCGCGTCAACACCGCCACCGTCGCCTGCCGACCCTCCGCGTCCTCCCCCAAGAACACGATCCCCGCCGCCGACTCCGCCAACCGCGCCGACAACCGGAACGGCCCCAACCACAACGGATCCCCCGACGGCAACGGCCTCGACATGCCGCCACACTAACAACCCCCCGACCCCGCCCCACCACCCACGACACACCAAGATCCGCACACGCCGGGTCCAGATGGGTAGGAGAGATCACATAGGGTCGGAACGCGACCGTCCACACGACGACAACGAGGTCCCGAGAACATGACCGTGGCCGCCCACGACATCGACCAGGCCGCGGGCCTGCTCCAACAAACCGTCGCCGAGGTCAAGAAGGTCATCGTCGGCCAGGAGCACATGGTCGAACGCATGGTCGTCGCCCTCCTCGCCAAAGGACACTGCCTCCTCGAAGGCGTCCCCGGCGTCGCCAAGACCCTCGCCGTCGGCACCCTCGCCCAAGTCGTCGGAGGCACCTTCGCCCGCCTCCAGTTCACCCCCGACCTCGTCCCCTCCGACATCGTCGGCACCCGCATCTACCACCCCTCCACCGAACAGTTCGACGTCGAACTCGGCCCCGTCTTCGTCAACTTCGTCCTCGCCGACGAGATCAACCGCGCCCCCGCCAAGGTCCAATCCGCCCTCCTGGAGGTCATGGCCGAACGCCAGGTCTCCCTCGCCGGACGCACCTTCCCCCTCCCCCAGCCCTTCCTCGTCATCGCCACCCAGAACCCCATCGAATCCGAAGGCGTCTACCCCCTCCCCGAAGCCCAACGCGACCGCTTCCTCATGAAGGTCGACGTCCACCACCCCGGCGCCCACGACGAACTCCAAATCCTCCAACGCATGAGCGTCGACCCCCCCGAGGCCACCCGCATCCTCGACCCCGACCAACTCACCGCACTCCAACGCGCCGCCGCCGACATCTCCCTCCACGAACTCGTCGCCGACTACATCGTCCGCCTCGTCATGGCCACCCGCGCCCCCGCCGACTACCGCCTCCCCGACCTGCACCCCCTCATCGACATCGGCGCCAGCCCCCGCGCCACCCTCGGCCTCGCCGCCGCCGCCCGCGCCCTCGCCCTGCTGTCCGGCCGCGACTTCGTCCTCCCCGACGACGTCCGCGCCGTCGCCCGCGACGTCATGGCCCACCGCATCGTCCTCACCTTCGACGCCCTCGCCGACGGCGTCGACCCCGGCGAGATCATCGACCAGATCCTCGCCGCCGTCCCCCCACCCCGCGTCGTGTGGAACCACGACCAGGCCGCCCACGCCTGACACCCGCGACCAGGGGAAAAGGACCCTCCATGACCACCGAACGCAGGCCCCGCACCGACCGGCTCACCCGCCTGGCCCCCGAACGCACCCTGCGCCGCCTCCAACTCGACATCACCCGACGCCTCGACGGCCTCCTCCACGGCGAACACCTCGGCCTCATCCCCGGCCCCGGCACCGAACTCGCCGAGGCCCGCCTCTACCAGCCCGGCGAAGACGACGTCCGCCACATCGACTGGGCCGTCACCGCACGCACCACCACCCCCCACGTCCGCGACCTCATCGCCGACCACGAACTCGAGACCTGGGCCCTGGTCGACCTCACCCCGAGCATGGACTACGGCACCGCCGCCCTCCCCAAACGCGACCTCGCCGTCGCCGCCCTCGCCGCCGTCGGCTTCCTCACCGTCCGCCTCGGCGACCGCGTCGGCGCCTACCTCCTCCACCACGACCACCTCCACCGCCACCCCGCCCGCACCGGCAAACACGCCCTCTACACCCTCCTCCAAACCGTCCTCGACACCCCCATCCACCCCAACGACGCACCACCCCCCGACACCACCGGCCCCACCCGCCTCAGCGAAGGCATCACCTCCCTCGCCCGCGGCCAGACCCGACGCGGCCTCCGCGTCGTCATCTCCGACTTCCTCGACCTCCCCCCCGCACCCGACGCCCCACCCCCCTGGGAACCCGCCCTCCGCCGCCTGGCCACCCGCCACCACGTCCTCGCCATCGAGATCATCGACCCCCGCGAACTCGACCTCCCCGACATCGGCCTCGTCCACATGACCGACCCCGAGACCGGCGCCGACCACGAGATCGCCCTCACCCCCAAGGTCGCTGCCGCCTACGCCGAGGCCGCCGCCGCCCACCGCGCCGCCAACCACGCCGCCCTGCGCCGCTGCGGCGTCCCCCACCTCCAACTCCGCACCGACCGCGACTGGATCGCCGACATCGCCCGCTTCGCCCTCCGCCAACGCCGCGTCGCCGGCCGCGGCGCCCCCACCGCACGCCCCGCCACCGCCGGGAGGGCCCGCCCATGACCTTCCTGTCACCCGGCCGCCTGGGGATGCTCGCGCTCATCCCGCTGCTCATCGCCGTCTACGTCCTGCTGCAGCTCCGCCGCCGCCGCTACACCGTCCGCTTCACCAACCTCGCGCTGCTCGCCCAGGTCGCCCCCCGCCGACCCGGCTGGCGCCGCCACGTCGCCGCCGGCCTCTTCCTGGCCATGCTCACCCTCATGTGCATCGGCTACGCCCGACCCGCCACCGCCGTCAAGATCCCCCGCGACCGCGCCACCGTCATGGTCGCCATCGACGTCTCCCTGTCGATGATGGCCCGCGACGTCGCCCCCAACCGCTTCGAGGCCGCCAAGACCGCCGCCAAGAAGTTCATCGCCGACCTGCCCGCCCGCTTCAACGTCGGCGTCGTCGGATTCGCCGGCAACGCCAGCGTCGTCGCCTCCCCCACCGGCGACCGCACCGCCGCGATGAACTCCATCGACGGGCTCGTCCTCGCCAAACGCACCGCCATCGGCGAAGCCGTCTTCACCTGCCTGGGGTCCATCCGCTCCTACGACGCCCAGGCCGGCCAGGACCCCCCGCCCGCCCACATCGTCCTGCTGTCCGACGGCGACAACACCACCGGACGCTCCGTCCCCGAGGCCGTCGACGCCGCCCGCGCCGTCCGCGTCCCCGTCTCCACCATCGCGTTCGGCACCGAGTACGGCACCGTCGAGATCGACGGCGAGACCACCCCCGTCGAGGTCAACAAGCTCACCCTCAGCAGCCTCGCCGAGGGCACCGACGGCAAGGCCTACGAGGCCGCCGACGGCGACCAGCTCTCCGAGGTGTACGCCAACATCGGCACCTCCCTCGGCTGGCGCACCGAACACCGCGACATCGCCGCCCGCTTCACCGGCATCGCCCTGCTGTTCGCCCTCGCCGCCGCCGGAGCGTCCCTGTACTGGTTCTCCCGCATCCCCTGACCGGCGCGTGCGCGTACGGGGCCGCGACGCTGATACGGTCACCCGACGTGGGGGAGCACTACTTCGCCGAACGGCCCGAAACCGGCAGCAGACGACGCACCGTCGACCTCGTGCTGCCCGACCTGCATCTGCGGCTCGACACCGACCGCGGCATGTTCTCCCCCGACCGCGTCGACCCCGGCACCCGCATCCTCCTCGAGACCGTCCCCCCGCCCCCGCCCGAAGGCAACCTCCTCGACCTCGGCTGCGGGTACGGCCCCATCGCCCTCACCATGGCGAGCCGATCGCCCCGGGCGAAGGTTCTCGGCGTGGACGTCAACGAACGAGCCCTGGAAACCGCCAAGGGCAACGCCCGAACCGCCGGCCTTGACAATGTAAGGTTCCTGCGGGCGGGGGAGGTCGACCCGGAGCTGCGCTTCGACGCCCTGTGGTCCAACCCCCCGATCCGCATCGGCAAGACCGCCCTGCACGACCTCCTCACCACCTGGCTGGACCGCCTGTCCCCCGGCGCCACCGCCCACCTCGTCGTCCAGAAGCACCTCGGCTCGGACTCCCTGCACCGTTGGCTCGAACGCCAGGGGCACGCCACCGAGCGGATCGCCTCACGGTCCTCCTACCGCGTCCTGGCGGTCGCCGCCCGCACCACCCCCGCACCACGCGACCCCGAGCCCCCACGGGGCCGCACGGGCCGTTCCGACGACGCACCGGAGGAGACACCATGACCGCGCCCCACGAGGAACGGCGCCGACAGCTCCGCCCCACCGACGTCAAGCGCCTCAACCGCGACTGGCGCCGCCGCACCGATGGCCGCCTGGCGCTCCTGGCCGAGTCCGTCACCCAGCCGTTCAACATCGGCTCGATCCTCCGCTCGGCCGCCGTGTTCGGCGTCGACCACTTCTGGCTCGCCGGCAACGCCACCTCCCCCACCCACCGCGGCGTCGGCAAGACCGCCCTCGGCACCGAACGCCTCGTCCCCTGGGAGCACATCCCCTCCCCCGCCGACGCCGTCGACGCCGCCCGCCGCGACGGATACCGCGTCGTCGCCATCGAACTCACCCACGACGCCGTCCCCCTCCACGAGGCCCCCCTCGACGGCGACGTCTGCCTGGCCGTCGGCGGCGAGGACCACGGCTGCTCCCCCGCCCTGCTCGACGCCGCCGACGCCGTCGCCTACATCCCCCAGATCGGACGCGTCGGCTCCCTCAACGTCGCCGTCGCCACGGCCGTCGCCCTCGCCGAGGCCCGACGCCGGGAATGGGCGCGGACCGACCCGCCCACCGCCTTGACAAAGTAAGGTGGATCTCGGCGCGCCGAGATCGCGTCGACGCCGCCGACCCGTCAGACTTGCTCGGGTGCCGCCCACGTACGCGTTCCTCGATCACCCCGGGCCCATCCCGTTCGCCCACCGCGGCGGCGCCCGCGGCGGGCTGGAGAACTCGCTGCCCGCCTTCCAGCGCGCCGTCGACCTCGGGTACCGGTACCTGGAGACCGACGTCCACGCCACCGCCGACGGCGTCCTCGTCGCCTTCCACGACCGCACCCTGGACCGGGTCACCGACCGGCAGGGCGCCATCGCCCGACTCCCCTACGCGCACGTCGCCCGCGCCCGCATCGGCGGCGTCGAGCCCATCCCCCTGCTGGAGGACGTCCTCGGCACCTGGCCCGACGTCCGCATCAACATCGACATCAAGGACGCGCCCGCCATCGCCCCCCTGGCCGCCGCGCTGCACCGCACCCGCTCCTGGGACCGGGTGTGCATCACCTCGTTCTCCACGCGGCGCCTGGCCGCCCTGCGCGCCCGGCTGCCGCTGTTCACCGACAAGGACGTGTGCACGGCGCTGGGCCCCCGGGGCCTGATGGCGCTGCGCGCCCGCTCCTACGGCGGGCCCGCCGCCAAGCTCGTACGGCTGGCGTCCACCGGGATCGCGTGCGCCCAGGTCCCCTACGGTCTGGGCCGCGTCCCGTTCGTCACCGAGGCGTTCCTCGAGCAGGCCCACGACCTCGGCCTGAAGGTCCACGCCTGGACGGTCAACGACCGCGCCGAGATGGAGCGGCTGCTGGACCTCGGCGTCGACGGGATCATGACCGACGACCTGCCGACACTGCGGGACGTGATGGACGCCCGCGGCCTGTGGCGACCCCGCGTGAACAGCACCGCCTGAGGCCGCGCCCCGTCGGGACGTCCCCTCGACGGAGGCGTCCCGCAACTCCCGCAGCCCGCTCGCGGTCGCCGAGGTCCCGGGCCATCGTGGCGCGTCCGTAGAGGTGGTGGGCGTCCTCGCGCGTTCGCGCGTTCGCGGGTCCGCGCGGCACGCGCAGCCCGGCGCGAAGATGTCGACGAACGTGGACCACATGTTGGGCTCGGCGAACTCTCACGCCCGGTTCATGTCCATCGTCGCGTCTCTTGCCCGTGCCATCCTACGGACGATCATCGTCGCCGTCGGGCGGGGACGTGTCAGCGGTTGAACCCGGGTGGAGGGCGGTCGCGCCTCAGCTCGGCGGCGATGCGGAGCGGAGCGGCCGGTGCCCGCCGGTCGGCGGGACGGTCCTGGCGTTCGGTCGGGGGCGCGCCCGCGTCGGTGAGGGCCGGCGATCCGGACTTCAGTCGCTGCAGCAGCTCCAGGTCCTCGGCCGACACCAGGGCGGCCATCACCCGGCCGCGTCGGGTCAGCACCACGGGCTCACCGGTGTAGGCGACCCGGTTGACCAGATCGGCGAACTGTGCGCGCGCCTCCGTCACCGGTTTCTCCACGGCGTTCATCCTATAGCGAACCCGCCCGTTCCCTCCCGGCCCCCGACGGGCATACTGAAACGTACAGTCTGTACAGTTCGAATGAAGGAGAGCCCATGTTCCCCACGCACGGCCAGGACCCGGCCGGACGGCGACCCGACACCCACGCGCCCCGCGCCCGCGCGACCGAGATCCCCCAGCCGGCGCAGGAGCACGTGTTCCAGCGGCTCCTGGACCGGCGGATCGTGATCATCGGCTCGGAGATCGACGACGCGCTCGCCAACCGCGTCTGCGCCCAACTGCTGCTGCTGGGCGCCCAGGACGTCCAACGCGACATCACCCTGTACATCAACTCCCCCGGCGGGGTCGTCGACGCCGGGATGGCGATCTACGACATCATGCAGTACCTGCCCAACGACGTCGCGACCGTCGCGCTCGGACTGGCCGCGTCGATGGGGCAGACCCTGCTGTCCGCGGGGGCGCCCGGCAAGCGGCACGTGCTGCGGCACGCCCGCGTCATGATGCACCAGCCGCACGGCGGCATCGGCGGCACCGCCTCCGACATCAGGATCCAGGCCGAGCAGTCGCTGTACCTCAAGCGGACCCTGGCCGCGCTCTGCGCCCTGCACACCGGCCGGACGGTGGAGCAGATCGAGGCCGACGCCGACCGGGACCGCTGGTTCACCGCCGAGCAGGCCCGCGAGTACGGCCTCGTCGACCACGTCATCGACACCACCGACAGGGTGGGCTCATGACGCCCGGCCCGCGCGGCGAGGTCCGCCCCCCGCCGCCCTCGTTCGTCGAACGGACCGCGTACGGGGTCACGGAGACCGACCCGTACGGCAGGCTGTTCGCAGACCGCATCGTCCTGCTGGGCACCCCGATCGACGACACCGCCGCCAACGACGTGATCTCGCAACTGCTGGCGCTGGAGAACAGGGACCCCGACCGGCCCATCGCGCTGTACATCAACTCCCCCGGCGGCTCCCTGACCGCCATGACGGCGATCTACGACACGATGCGGTACATCCGCGCCGAGGTGGAGACCACCTGCATCGGGCAGGCGGCCTCCGCCGCAGCGGT
The DNA window shown above is from Thermomonospora umbrina and carries:
- a CDS encoding type II toxin-antitoxin system Phd/YefM family antitoxin, yielding MNAVEKPVTEARAQFADLVNRVAYTGEPVVLTRRGRVMAALVSAEDLELLQRLKSGSPALTDAGAPPTERQDRPADRRAPAAPLRIAAELRRDRPPPGFNR
- a CDS encoding TrmH family RNA methyltransferase; this encodes MTAPHEERRRQLRPTDVKRLNRDWRRRTDGRLALLAESVTQPFNIGSILRSAAVFGVDHFWLAGNATSPTHRGVGKTALGTERLVPWEHIPSPADAVDAARRDGYRVVAIELTHDAVPLHEAPLDGDVCLAVGGEDHGCSPALLDAADAVAYIPQIGRVGSLNVAVATAVALAEARRREWARTDPPTALTK
- a CDS encoding LysE family translocator is translated as MLGWGVAAALGLSALLVASQVAYDVLRLAGAAVLVWFGVRALWEARRGRGGAGDTAGGVGDVAGAAGSRGRSFRAGLVTAAANPKAGVFAVSFLPQFVPEGAPVPATLLVLSVVWVLVDMVWYLGVVWLVGAARAWSGRSGVRRRLEQVSGVVLVGLGVRLAAESR
- a CDS encoding glycerophosphodiester phosphodiesterase family protein translates to MPPTYAFLDHPGPIPFAHRGGARGGLENSLPAFQRAVDLGYRYLETDVHATADGVLVAFHDRTLDRVTDRQGAIARLPYAHVARARIGGVEPIPLLEDVLGTWPDVRINIDIKDAPAIAPLAAALHRTRSWDRVCITSFSTRRLAALRARLPLFTDKDVCTALGPRGLMALRARSYGGPAAKLVRLASTGIACAQVPYGLGRVPFVTEAFLEQAHDLGLKVHAWTVNDRAEMERLLDLGVDGIMTDDLPTLRDVMDARGLWRPRVNSTA
- a CDS encoding AAA family ATPase, which gives rise to MTVAAHDIDQAAGLLQQTVAEVKKVIVGQEHMVERMVVALLAKGHCLLEGVPGVAKTLAVGTLAQVVGGTFARLQFTPDLVPSDIVGTRIYHPSTEQFDVELGPVFVNFVLADEINRAPAKVQSALLEVMAERQVSLAGRTFPLPQPFLVIATQNPIESEGVYPLPEAQRDRFLMKVDVHHPGAHDELQILQRMSVDPPEATRILDPDQLTALQRAAADISLHELVADYIVRLVMATRAPADYRLPDLHPLIDIGASPRATLGLAAAARALALLSGRDFVLPDDVRAVARDVMAHRIVLTFDALADGVDPGEIIDQILAAVPPPRVVWNHDQAAHA
- a CDS encoding DUF58 domain-containing protein, translating into MTTERRPRTDRLTRLAPERTLRRLQLDITRRLDGLLHGEHLGLIPGPGTELAEARLYQPGEDDVRHIDWAVTARTTTPHVRDLIADHELETWALVDLTPSMDYGTAALPKRDLAVAALAAVGFLTVRLGDRVGAYLLHHDHLHRHPARTGKHALYTLLQTVLDTPIHPNDAPPPDTTGPTRLSEGITSLARGQTRRGLRVVISDFLDLPPAPDAPPPWEPALRRLATRHHVLAIEIIDPRELDLPDIGLVHMTDPETGADHEIALTPKVAAAYAEAAAAHRAANHAALRRCGVPHLQLRTDRDWIADIARFALRQRRVAGRGAPTARPATAGRARP
- a CDS encoding VWA domain-containing protein; the encoded protein is MTFLSPGRLGMLALIPLLIAVYVLLQLRRRRYTVRFTNLALLAQVAPRRPGWRRHVAAGLFLAMLTLMCIGYARPATAVKIPRDRATVMVAIDVSLSMMARDVAPNRFEAAKTAAKKFIADLPARFNVGVVGFAGNASVVASPTGDRTAAMNSIDGLVLAKRTAIGEAVFTCLGSIRSYDAQAGQDPPPAHIVLLSDGDNTTGRSVPEAVDAARAVRVPVSTIAFGTEYGTVEIDGETTPVEVNKLTLSSLAEGTDGKAYEAADGDQLSEVYANIGTSLGWRTEHRDIAARFTGIALLFALAAAGASLYWFSRIP
- a CDS encoding ClpP family protease, giving the protein MFPTHGQDPAGRRPDTHAPRARATEIPQPAQEHVFQRLLDRRIVIIGSEIDDALANRVCAQLLLLGAQDVQRDITLYINSPGGVVDAGMAIYDIMQYLPNDVATVALGLAASMGQTLLSAGAPGKRHVLRHARVMMHQPHGGIGGTASDIRIQAEQSLYLKRTLAALCALHTGRTVEQIEADADRDRWFTAEQAREYGLVDHVIDTTDRVGS
- a CDS encoding ATP-dependent Clp protease proteolytic subunit, encoding MTPGPRGEVRPPPPSFVERTAYGVTETDPYGRLFADRIVLLGTPIDDTAANDVISQLLALENRDPDRPIALYINSPGGSLTAMTAIYDTMRYIRAEVETTCIGQAASAAAVLLAAGTAGRRAALGHARILLHQPAVQGTRGSADDLEIQAREALRARAAMEEIIARHTGRDPERVRADIERNRFLTAAEAREYGLVDEVLTARRRPGG
- a CDS encoding class I SAM-dependent methyltransferase produces the protein MGEHYFAERPETGSRRRTVDLVLPDLHLRLDTDRGMFSPDRVDPGTRILLETVPPPPPEGNLLDLGCGYGPIALTMASRSPRAKVLGVDVNERALETAKGNARTAGLDNVRFLRAGEVDPELRFDALWSNPPIRIGKTALHDLLTTWLDRLSPGATAHLVVQKHLGSDSLHRWLERQGHATERIASRSSYRVLAVAARTTPAPRDPEPPRGRTGRSDDAPEETP